One genomic window of Oncorhynchus clarkii lewisi isolate Uvic-CL-2024 chromosome 5, UVic_Ocla_1.0, whole genome shotgun sequence includes the following:
- the LOC139409535 gene encoding prothymosin alpha-A-like isoform X3, with protein MADTKVDKKEISAKDLKEKKLVEEAENGKDAPANGKKAKEAEENGDVEDVDEEEDVGEEEDEEEDVEGDEDDEDDDEVEGRAGKRAAEDDDDDDDDDEDVGTKKQKTDDD; from the exons ATGGCTGACACAAAAGTCGACAAGAAGGAGATCTCTGCCAAG GACCTGAAAGAGAAGAAGCTTGTTGAGGAGGCAGAAAATGGAAAAGATGCCCCAGCCAATGGGAAAAAAGCT AAGGAGGCTGAGGAGAATGGCGATGTAGAGGATGTagacgaggaggaggatgtgggagaggaggaggatgaggaagaggatgttgAGG gCGACGAAGATGATGAAGATGACGATGAGGTCGAGGGTCGCGCAGGCAAGAGGGCGGCGGAAGATGAtgacgacgatgatgatgatgatgag GATGTTGGAACGAAGAAGCAGAAAACCGATGATGATTAA
- the LOC139409535 gene encoding prothymosin alpha-A-like isoform X4, with protein MADTKVDKKEISAKDLKEKKLVEEAENGKDAPANGKKAEAEENGDVEDVDEEEDVGEEEDEEEDVEGDEDDEDDDEVEGRAGKRAAEDDDDDDDDDEDVGTKKQKTDDD; from the exons ATGGCTGACACAAAAGTCGACAAGAAGGAGATCTCTGCCAAG GACCTGAAAGAGAAGAAGCTTGTTGAGGAGGCAGAAAATGGAAAAGATGCCCCAGCCAATGGGAAAAAAGCT GAGGCTGAGGAGAATGGCGATGTAGAGGATGTagacgaggaggaggatgtgggagaggaggaggatgaggaagaggatgttgAGG gCGACGAAGATGATGAAGATGACGATGAGGTCGAGGGTCGCGCAGGCAAGAGGGCGGCGGAAGATGAtgacgacgatgatgatgatgatgag GATGTTGGAACGAAGAAGCAGAAAACCGATGATGATTAA
- the LOC139409535 gene encoding prothymosin alpha-A-like isoform X2: MADTKVDKKEISAKDLKEKKLVEEAENGKDAPANGKKAEAEENGDVEDVDEEEDVGEEEDEEEDVEGDEDDEDDDEVEGRAGKRAAEDDDDDDDDDEEDVGTKKQKTDDD, from the exons ATGGCTGACACAAAAGTCGACAAGAAGGAGATCTCTGCCAAG GACCTGAAAGAGAAGAAGCTTGTTGAGGAGGCAGAAAATGGAAAAGATGCCCCAGCCAATGGGAAAAAAGCT GAGGCTGAGGAGAATGGCGATGTAGAGGATGTagacgaggaggaggatgtgggagaggaggaggatgaggaagaggatgttgAGG gCGACGAAGATGATGAAGATGACGATGAGGTCGAGGGTCGCGCAGGCAAGAGGGCGGCGGAAGATGAtgacgacgatgatgatgatgatgag GAGGATGTTGGAACGAAGAAGCAGAAAACCGATGATGATTAA
- the LOC139409535 gene encoding prothymosin alpha-A-like isoform X1: MADTKVDKKEISAKDLKEKKLVEEAENGKDAPANGKKAKEAEENGDVEDVDEEEDVGEEEDEEEDVEGDEDDEDDDEVEGRAGKRAAEDDDDDDDDDEEDVGTKKQKTDDD; the protein is encoded by the exons ATGGCTGACACAAAAGTCGACAAGAAGGAGATCTCTGCCAAG GACCTGAAAGAGAAGAAGCTTGTTGAGGAGGCAGAAAATGGAAAAGATGCCCCAGCCAATGGGAAAAAAGCT AAGGAGGCTGAGGAGAATGGCGATGTAGAGGATGTagacgaggaggaggatgtgggagaggaggaggatgaggaagaggatgttgAGG gCGACGAAGATGATGAAGATGACGATGAGGTCGAGGGTCGCGCAGGCAAGAGGGCGGCGGAAGATGAtgacgacgatgatgatgatgatgag GAGGATGTTGGAACGAAGAAGCAGAAAACCGATGATGATTAA